The DNA sequence TTTGATTGGGATAGTGCGACACGACCACAACGCATTCAGGACAGAATCAAGCAGTTGGTGAACAACTTTTTTGCAACTCAACTACCGGAAGACGCCGATCCCATGCTGGCCTACCACCACAGCGGTATGTATGAATACGACGTGATCACCTCACACCTGTCACGCATGACCGGAAAACCGGTATACCCCAGTCATCTATGGTTTTCTCCGCCCTCACGACACTACACTCACGAGCTTCTACTCACCATCGCCAAAGAACAAAAGTGGCATGATATCGAACAGACTCTCTTGGGCATGGAAATGCAAGACCTTGAGATATCTTGCCTCCCGGCGGACGTCCTTCAAACCCTCCGCTACAAGGCAACAGCGATCAATATCAGGAACTACACTCTCTCATCACCGGATTATTATCATTACCTTCACCCCTACCAGATTTTCAAGCGCCATCTCCTGGACGCCCCCGCCATGAAGGCCTACTGCTACCTTATGGCAACCCTGGGAGTTCTGGAGATAGCCGAAACAACGCCCGCCCGCCCGGTGACTCACCGGGACAAGATGCTCCCGGTGAGTCCCTATGACGCGCTCAAGGCCATCAGGGTAACTGATTTTGGCCGCTGGTGCCTGGGGTTACAGGATGAAAGACCGGAAATCGCACGCCCCGAATTCGAGGCTCTGGCCGACCGGGATTTACTTCTTGTTACACTCAAGGGAACATCGCTGGAACGCCGGTTGTTCCTGGACGACATCGGTGAAAAATTGGGAGAAGACCGCTACCGGATCACCCCCGGTAGTTTTATCGGGAAATGCACATCCACCGCAGATATTCGGGAAAGAATAGACCTCTTTCACCACCTGATTGATCAGGAGCCGGCTCCCCATTGGGAAAGCTTCTTTGTCAACCTTCTCGAACGGGCTCGGGCATTCTCCGACCACGAAGAATGCACCCTCTTCTCCCTGCCCGACGATCCTGATCTGCGAAGACTCCTCTCGACAGACCGGAAACTCTCGTCAATGGCGTTTCGGGCCGAGAAGGGCCACCTGGCTGTTCCCAAGAGCCAGATAAAGAAGTTCCTGAAGCTGATCCAGGATGCGGGGTACCTGCCGCCCTTGTAGCGGTTGTATTCACCCCGGGATTTCCCTAGACTGAACCAGGCATGATCACGCTCTATTTTTCAGGGACGGGCAACTCCCGTTTTGTTGCCGAGACCTTCTCCCGGCAGACCGGTGGGGCCTGTCACTCCATAGAAGAGCCTCTTCATTTTGCGTCGCTCCTGGCCCGGCAGGAGACGATCTGCTTTTGTTACCCCGTCTATGGATCCTGCGTACCCCCGATCCTGCGCGACTTCGTTCTGCTCCACCGGGAGTCCCTGGAGGAGAAAAAGCTGGTGATCCTGGCCACGCAGTTTCTCTTTTCCGGCGATGGGGCCAGGGCCTTTACCGACCTGCTTCGGGGAACCCCTTGCCAGATCATCTACGCCGATCACATCACCATGCCCAATAATATCTGCAATTTTTTTCTCTTTCCCGCAAAAGACGCGAGCCGTTGCGCCCGGCGGCTACGGTCGGCACAGAAGCGGGTGACCCGCGCCGTGGAGTGTCTGGAATCAGGCGTTGTTCGCAGACGAGGCTTCTCTGGGGCATCACGCATCCTGGGGCTCCTGACCCAGCGCCTGTGGTTCCAGCGCATTGAGGATGCAGCAAGCCAGGACGTTCGCGTTGCGAACTCCTGCACCGGCTGCGGACTGTGCGTGCGGGTCTGCCCCAGGGAGAACCTCTTCCTGACCACCGATTCTGGACCTGCCAGGGTGGACCAGCGAGGGCGCTGCACCCTCTGCTACCGTTGCGTAAACATGTGCCCCGAGATGGCAATTACAGTCCTGTGGCACAGCCCCGTTCGACGGCAGTACCACGGACCTGAGTGATCGGGAATACCCGGCCCCTTACCCTGCGCCTTCTACCACAGATGGTGGATCGATGGCCGGATATACTGATTGTATATCCCCGCTACCACCTCCATCTCCTGCGCAGCAAGGGGCTCCGCCTGAACAGCCCGGACGTTTCGCTGAACCTGCTCGGGCTTTGATGCTCCAGGAATGATGCAACTAACCTGATCAAACATGAGAATCCACCTGAGAGCAACTGCGGCGAGATCTTCCCGTTGGGGCAACGCCTTCTTGAGCTCTTCCACAGCCTTCAGGGCTATGTCGTAATCTACCCCGCTGAAGGTTTCCCCCTTGTCAAAGGTAGCGCCATCACGATTAAAGGACCGGTGATCCTGGGGGTGAAAGCTGGTCCGGGCGGTATACTTTCCTGCAAGAAGACCGCTGGCCAGGGGAACCCGCACAATTATTCCGACATCCTTTTTTTGGGCTTCCTGGAAAAACGCTTCTGCCGGTTTCTGGCGGAACATGTTGAAGATAATCTGCACCGACGAAACGTTGGGGTACTGCACGGCCGTCATGGCCTCTTCGATTTTCTCGACGCTGACGCCCAGGTTTCTGATCTTTCCTTCCTTTTGCAAATCCTCAAACAAACCGAATATCTCGGGCCGGCTGTACACCGGAGTGGGCGGGCAATGGAGCTGGATCAGATCGAGTGTTTCCAGACCGGTGTTTCTGAGACTCTCCTCAACGTGAAGCCGGAGCGTTTTGGGAGTATAATTTTCGTCGGTGTGGGGATCAATCCGCCGCCCGCACTTGGTGGCAAACCGTATATCTTCCTTCCCGCCCCTGTTTCGCTGCCTGACCACCCGGGCTACGGCGGCCTCGCTTTTTCCGTCGTCATAGACATCGGCAGTGTCCAGGAAGTTCACCCCTTCGTCGATTGCGGCATTGATTATGTTCTCGGCCACCTTGTCATCAAAGGCCTGGCCCCAGCCACCACCAACCTGCCATGTTCCAAGGGACACTTCCGAGACGGTGTAGCCTGTTTTTCCCAGTGTTCTGTACTTCATAGCCCCATGATACCCGGAACGCAGAGATCCATCACCTGCTGTCGGAATTTTCGTCACGAGCCAGAGCAATTCCCAGAACCTTTTGGGAAGCGTTTCGATCTGCTGGCTCGAGTTTCCCCTCCTGTTGCTCCCGAAGCTTGAAGTAGGAAATGGACCGCTCCAGTGAACGGGCCTGCTCCAGAAGCTCGTCTGCTGCCGTGGAAAGACCCTCGACCTGGGCTGTCTGTTCCTCGGCTGTTGCAGCCAGCTCTTCTGAAGATGCAGCAGTCTGCTGTATTACCTCGTCCAACTGGTTCACTGCTGCGTTCACCTGACTCGTCCCGGTATTCATCTCCCGACTTGTAGCGGCAATCTCCTGGACCAGCTCGGCCGTACGCTGGATGTTTGGAACCATTTCGTCCAGTTTGCCACCGGCCTTTTCGGCTACCTGCACCGAACGCCCGCTCAACTCGCTGATCTCCCTGGCGGCAGCCGCCGAGTTTTCTGCCAGCTTGCGAACCTGGGAGGCGACCACGGCGAACCCCTTGCCGTGCTCGCCGGCCCGGGCCGCTTCAATTGCAGCATTCAGGGAAAGCATATTCGTTTCCCGGGCAATATCCTCGATAATACTCACCTTTTCAGCGATCTGCTTCATCGCCTCCACGGTTTCCCGCATGGCATGCCCGCTTTCCTCGGCGTTCGCTGAAGATTGTCGGGCAATCTGCTCCGTGGCGTTGGCGTTATCCGAACTTTGCTGCACGCTGGCAGCCATCTCCTCCATCGAGGCGGAAACTTCCTCGGCCGAGGCAGCCTGCTCGGTAGACCCTTGAGACAGCTGTTGCGACATCTCCGATATGGCGCTGGATCCTCGGGCAAGTTCCTGACCAGACAGGCTGATACTCTGACTGGTAGCGGTTAGCTCCACCGCCCCCTGGTTGATCCCCACCACCACAGACTGGATGTTGTCCTGTATTTTCTCGAAAGCCCGCGCCAGCGCGCCAAGCTCATCGCGGCGATGCAAAAACTTCTGTTGATACTCGGTTGTCAAGTCTCTGGTCATGTCTCCCGAAGCGTATTCCTCGGCCTGGGCAACGTAGTCACGCAGAACCGTTACAAAACGCCGGGAAAAGACCAGGATCACCAGCAGGATACCACCGGTAGCGACCAAGATGCTGAGTGCAATAATCTGTACGAGCCGTACCACCGGAGCGTTGATATCGGCATGAGGTAAAAGATACGCCACGGACCACCCGGACCCACCCGGAACTGGACGATAAACCGCCCGAAAGCGTTGCCCCTGGGGTGAGGTATAATCCCTTGTTCCCCCACGGCCGGCCAGAAGATCCCGGGCGATCGCATCCATTCCCTGATACCCCTGGGCGTCGGTAAGGTTAAGGTTCATCCGAACCTCGGCTCGGGAATCGCCAATGACCAGGCCGGACCCATCCACGACAGACCCCATGCCGTCACGACCGAACCGCATCTCTCCCGCCAGCTCACTCAAACCAGTCAGCGTGACCGAAGCACCCATGATTCCCACAACCTCACCATCGCGGTTTCGCACCTCGTGGGCCACGGGAGCGATGGCGTTTCCTGTGGCGGCACTGATCACCCCGTCGCTAACCGACGAGGCGTTACCCCGCTGAAAGATCGCCTGAACGTAGTCGCGGTGCATAAGGTTTCCCGTGAGGCCACCGCTGGTGATGAAATCGCCCTCGAGATTCACAAAATAGATGTTCTCGTGGTCCGGGTGTATCTGATCGTGGCGCAACCTCAAGTCCCGGGCTATCACATCGAAATCGGCATCAGAAATGATCACCCGCTGACTCATGGTGCGGACGTTCTCTACATGACCGGCCAGCCAGCGCCCCACCTCGGCCGTTCGTGCTTCCACAATTTGCGTTGCCATCTCTTCCACGGTCTCTTGCTGGGTTTTGGCGACCTGCCAGACCATGAACAGCGAGACCAGCATCAGGAGCCCGATCGAGATCCCTCCAAAAAGAGTCATAAAAAGTCCCTGAAGAGACCGGAAGCCCGCCATCTTCTTTGTATTCATTCCGTTACCCTCTATGAAAATAGTACGCGATACAGCAGGGGTATGCCAGGAAAAGCAGGAAAAGCAGGAAAAGCAGGAAAATTTTAAAATGCAAACTGAATCAGCAGCTCGGGGTTCAGGTCAAAGGATCACCCGCTCCTGCCACACAGGCAGCGAGCGGGCGTGGACCATCCGGGTCAGATAAGGGGTCGCTCATCCTTCTTCGGTACTATCTCCGGGAACAGGCCCGGGAGGTATCAATTTCGTTTTCTGCTCGAGCCGTTTAAAGAGAACCGTCAGGGCAAGACTTATCACGGTGTGCTGCAATATAAACATGAAATATTGGATACAAAGAGCCCGATAAATATTGCATACACCAGCTGAACTTCGTTTCGGAAGAGCGACGGCCCCGGAGATATTCCGTGGGTTATAAGCCCTGCAAGAATTACAGCGGTCACGGTGTTCCCGGGAATACCCAGGGTAATGGTGGGGATATAGGCCCCTCCCGAGGGCCACCTCCCCCGGGCCACCTCACACCCATTGAAGGATGCGGGTGCCCCCTCGGGGAGGCGCGTTCTGACAGCGCAAAAGAGCTGAAGGTTTACAATTTGCCCTTCATGGCCGCTGCCACAGCCCTGGCAGCGGCGGAGCGCTCCGCGGAGAAATCACCAATCTCGTTATCCCTCAGAGCCCGGACATGATTACTGATAGCAACACCAAGCCTGCTGGCGTTCCGGTTCAACCTCTGGTGTTCATCCCAATCCATCGTGAAGGGCGGGAAATAACCCATAGTACCGTCCGCTCCGGGACGGGCAATAAGATGGGGCCCCCGGATCAAGAGGATATTGTCTATTTTCTGCTTCAGTTCCGCGAAGGTTCCTATGCTTGTAATATCGTCGTCGGTTGTCTGGTTGATAAAACTAAGAGTCCTGTCCATGACAGGCCCCATCGCCTCGTATTCGCGGGCAGTCATATCCACAATGCGGTACTCGCGAGATCCCCCGTACCCATCGAGATTCAGGTTTTCTTCCCGTTCGTTGTACAGAAAGTTGTAGGCAATTGTATGGGTGTTTGTGCTTTCGTGGTTTTCAGACGCGATCACGCTACCGTTGCTCAAGTCAATGAGCGTGGCTGTAACGTTGTAGGTGTGTGTGAAGCCCCGGGTTTCTCTTCTGACAGTTTTCCCGCCCTCTACCATGGGGACATCAGAGTTATCTACTATGCTCTCGCTTTTCTTTTCTGCATCCAGGTAGATCAGAAAATCGTGACTGGAACTGAACCTTTCCCGTGCTTCCGAAAGGGAGTGATTCGCCTGGACCAGATCGATAGCCGCATAGGTTTCCTGGCTGGACAAGGTACCCTCGACCTGTTTCAGCAACTCACCGAGGGCATCGCTGTTGGCCGTGACGACGACCCTGGATACTGCCTGCTCTCTGGCTTGAGCCATCTGGTCGTTCAGATCCTGGTACCCGGGAATGGCTTCAGCGGCTTTCTCAAAGTGTTCTATGGCAATCCGGGCGTTCCCGAATCCTCCCTTGCCCAGGGCTTCAACGCCGGCAGCGTACCGTTCAGCGGCAGCGGTCTCCCGGGCTTCTGCAAGAGGCTCGGCGTAGGACTTGGTATCGAAGGCATTGCTATAGGGCGAAGCGGCCACGGCCTGGTGCATCTTCTCCAGGGTTGCGTAGATCTTCCAGATCTCATCCCAGCGGAAAGGTTCCGAAGAGGCTTTTTTTTGTGCGATGGAGCCTTCATAGGTGGTGGTACCTGTTCGGAAGGCTTTTCCCAGCAGTTCCCGGGCTTCCTCAAAATCGGGGTTGGTCTCAAGGGCGTTGAGAGCGTGATCAACGGCCTCGGCGTACTTCCCCTGCTCGAAGGCCCTGTCGCCGGCCCGGAAGGCGCCGCCTCCTTTTGTAAACATATGAGCGCAGCTACCCAGAAGGAAAACTGCGAGAATCAGTGTTGCCAATCCAGATGTTTTTTTTGTCGTCATCGGGTGTTTCTCCTTTTGCCGATTTCTTTTTCGTGAGTATACACACCTACTCTTAAATTAAAATTAAATGTAGCCCGTGAAAGGTGTCTGCAGGACCGACCCTGCGGGCCTTACTCCGGGGGTGTCCACACTTCGAGGAGCTTGCGGAACTCCCCACGGCCTTGGCCCGCTTGGACGATGTAGTCCAGGGCGGTCAGGCCATGCTCATCCCGGAGCCGGGGATCTGCTCCGGCAAGGAGGAGTTCCTCCAAAACTCCGGGAGAATCGTTGTACCGGGCGGCGAAAAAGAGTGCAGACCAGCCGTATTCACGCTCCTCTTCCGGGGCAGCTTCCTGAAATAATCCAAGCCCGTCAAACTGAACCATGCCGCCGGTGAACCGTGCGACACCATAGCCGGCCACCCAGGCATCCCTGGTACGACGGTCGGGATCTGCTCCGGCCTCGAGAAGAGCCGCCAGAACATCCCTGTTGGGGTTGAAGGCTGCGGCAAACATCAGAGCGTCCCAGTCGTCCAGACTGCGAGCCTCCCGGTTCTCTCCCTGCTCAAGGAGCAAGACGATTACCTCGGGGTGGTGGTTTTGCGCTGCCGCGAGCATGAGGGGCGTCCAGTGGAAAGCGTCCCGCTCCAGGGCGTTCCGGATTGATCCAAGCTGACTCTTTATCTCCTCCGGAGTACCCGTTGCAAGGATATCCCGGGGATCAGCCCCGATTGCCAGGGTTGTCAGAACAAGGATGGCAACAAGAATCAAGCTCTTCATGGTCTCTGTTTCGGCACATCCCGGAACATTCTACAGGCTGAGGGCCTCACCCGCAGGCTCCGGCTCGCGGCCCTGTTTTTGAGGAAACCTGACCAGAACCACGGTACCACCCGACGGGGGGGATTCGATCGTGAGCAAGCCCTCCAGCTGTTGCACCAGGCTGTCGATCAGAACCAGCCCCAAAGAGGATCGCTCCCGGATGTGGTGATAATAGTCTGCTTGAGTCATTCCGCAGCCGTTGTCGACAACCTGAACAGTCATGGTCTGGCGCTCCAGGGCCACACCTATTGTGACCTGGGGATCGACCGATGCAGGACAGGGAGGTTCGAAGGCATGCTCGCAGGCGTTGCTGACCAGCTCGTTGATTAACAGGCCCAGGGGCAACGCCTCATCTATATCGAGGTTCACATCAGGAATGTTATCGGCAGTCCGCAAGAGGATTCGTGCGTTGCAGAGCTGATGCAACTGCCCAATCAGATCGCAGAGATATCCTTGAAGAGGTACCAGCGCTACAGTATCATTAGCATATAGTTGCTCGTGCAGGGCCGCCATAGCGTGGATACGCAACCGGGTCTTCTCTGCAAGCACCGTAAAGTCCTTGTGATCGCCTTGGGACATCTCCAGACTGAGCATGCTGGCAACAATTTGCATATTGTTTTTAACCCGATGATGAATCTCCCTGATCAGGACATCTTTGGTACCAAGACTCTCTTTCAGCTGCTGTTGCAGACAGATCAGTCCATCAATATCGGTTTGGGTGCCGATGGCGCGCACCGGTGTACCAGCGGCATTCCGCTCCACCACCATTCCCTGATCCAGCATCCAGCGATAGGTTCCGTCGGCGCAGCGCTTGCGGGTGCTCAACTCGTAGTGGCTGCTGCGGCTTGCCCTCATCTCGTCCAGTGACGATACTGCCCTGGGGAGATCGTCAGGATGAATCAGTTGGAGGGAATCGTCTACTGCAGAGATCCAGGCCGATACTGAATACCCCAGCATGGAGTACCAGCGATCCGATACAAGAAGAGAATCCTGAACCATGTCCCAATCCCAGACCCCGCTGCGACCGCCCTCCAGAGCAAACTGCCAGCGTTGCTCGCTCTCCATCAATAAGTTGTGCTGCTTTTTCTGTTGCCTGCGACCCCAGGCAGCCATGAGCAGCAAAAGGAACAGACTTGAAAACAGGATCACCAGAACAAGAATCTCCAGGCGATAGAGATCCCATGCGGTCTGGCGGCGATTCAACCATTCCACATCCAGCTGCGCATCCTTGACCGCTGATATGAGACCCCACTCGTCTACGGCCCGATAATCCAGCATCACCCGCGATGTGGGATACAAGCCTGAATCAGCCCGGGGAAACTGACCGGTCTGAAAATACCTGCGAGCGATTCCAGCTACAGCACGACCCTGATCCCGTCCGCGCAGAACCCGCCCCCCCAGGGCATGACCGTTGCCAAGGAGGAAATCCCAGAGCACAAAGACCGGCACCGGCGAGACGGCAGCCACACGTTCCAGTCCCCCGGTGTAACTGTAGAGTTCGCCCGAACTCAACCTGATGTAGGACACATAGAGAACCGCACTATCCGGGGGCAACTGCCGCAACCGCAACTGCAACTCCGCCGTCGGCAGATCCGGCAAGAAATCGATCCCCAGAGGGCGCTCCGGCAACAGGCCCCGAAGAAGACGCCTGTTCAGATCGGCTGTCACAGTCGCATCGGTTACAACCGCCAGGCGGCTCAGATCGGGCAACATTTTCAGAGCCAGGTCAATCGTACCCAGAAAATCAACCTCCTCGATAATACCCGTTGCCCACCCCTGCGAGAGAGTCTGTACTTCCTCCTTACTGCGGTTGATACCGGTGTAGAGAACAGGAACTTCCGGAAAGGCCTCTTCGCGATAGCTCACCAGGAAGTTCAAGGCGTTATCATCGGTGGCGATAATGAGTTCCGGCAACCGCCCTGCGTACTTGGCCCGCAGGAAGTCAGCCTGGGCAGGAAACAACTCCTCGGGATCCCAGCGCTTGGTATCCAGGTACTCCACATAGAGCGTCTCGGCTGCGGCTTCACGGGAAAACTCGTCGGCAACGCCCTGGAGAATCTCTTCGCCCCAGCGCATCAGCGGGTGATAGCTCTGGAGGACCAGAATATCACGAGGTACATCGGCTGCCAGAGGCGTCTGCCCCAGGCCCAGTACCAGGAAGGAGAGCCCCAGGGCGAGACTGTTCCGGCGGCGAGGATTTTCCTGATACCGCCTGGTTTGCACCGGCTCCAGGCCAGGCCCGTTCAGGAAAAATCCGGGCCTCGATACACGCGGTGCGGGCACTGTGGACACGACCACCCTCCGCACTCATTGTAGATCATTCCTGTTGCAGATTCCATTCGGAGAGAGGCGCCTCCTGAATGGGAAAGGCACAGTTACAGGCCGGTCAGCTCGTCCCTGATGTCGGCAAAGAGCTGTTTGCGGATGGACCTGGCTTCATAGTGGAGGCCATGCAGGGCGCCGGGGTATGTTTTGATTCTCACTTCGGGAAGCTTCTCTTTGAGAAATTTCAGGTTGTATTTCCAGTCCACCACGGAGTCGCCGGTTCCCTGAAAGACAAGGGGGCTCAGGTTGTCTTTCGCAGGATAGGATCGGTTCCGGGAATCCCAGCTACGCAGCGCCTCTACCCAGCTCAAGGAAGTCTCCTTGCCCCGCAAAGGGTCCTTTTTATGCCGCTCCTTGATCGTCCTGTCCCGGGTGGGGGGACTCCCCAGAAGATTCGGGACCTTCCCTCCCATGCACGTTTCCACGAAGCCCCCCAGGAGATCAAAACCAAGATAGGAAAGATCCCATTGGGCGCTTCTGACCAGGGGAGCCAGGAGGATATACCTGCGGAAAATGTGCCACGAGGGCTGGCCTGATACCATTCCCGCGTTACCCGATGCCAGACAAGCGTCAATGAAACCCGAGCACCCGGTGCTATGACCGATAAAGAAGTACGGGGCTGGCCAGTTCCTTTTCAGCCAGAGGCTGAACTGGACAAAGAGATCGCTGTAGCGGGAAAAATCATCGATGTCATGCAATGGACCCTGGCTGAGTCCGTGTCCGGGAAGGTCCAGGGAAAAGACCCGGTATCCCTCGCCGGCAAGAAACCGGATAAGCTCTGCCCCGCTGCCGGTATGATTCAGATAGCCATGGAGCAAGAAAAGGGTTCCCCTGATTTCGCCTTTGCCCGGGCTCTCAAAAAGATGCACCGCCAGGCTGGTGTCGCAAAAGTTCCAGGAAAAACTGTAGGCCAGGCCCCGTTGTGGAAGCGCACAACTGCGCCGATACCGCTTCCAGTGGGGATCTTCGGGAACGGTTGCACTGAGGCCCTGGTGTTTTTTCTGCTGGAGTTCTGTGTAGACAGCCTTGTCGTAGGGGTTCAGTTTCCGGGCCAGTTCAGAGCGGTGATCACAGACTCTCATAATTGTTCCCCAAACCTGCCAGGAAAATCGCATGAAGTCCTGCATGAATTCATCCTCTTCCTCATGCCCCGCATCTCACCCCCGAAGGGGCAAAGAGACTCCACCTATTTGTCGGATAGATTTACGGAAAGTTCAAGACCGGATTCTCGAAGGATGTATGAGACGGCGGGTGTCAGGGGCGTTGCAAGAGCCGGGCAGCACGCTGGAGATGCTCCTGGCGGGTGGCGGGAGCCATTTTATCGAGCATCCGCGGCATCATGGACATGCGATGGTTGGCGGCGAAGAGCGCCCGGTGCTGGTGAATAAAGTTCCAGTACAGGGCGGTCCAGTCGTCCTGCCAGGGGCCGGGGGGATAATCGGACATCTTGCGCAGGTAGTTGCTGCCGCTAATGTAGGGTTTGGTGGCAAAAAGCCCGCCATCGGCGAACTGACTCATGCCGTAGACGTTAGGCACCATGACCCAGTCGAAGGCATCGACGTACATTCCCATGAACCATTCATAGACCTGGTCGGGGTGGGTTCCGGCAAGCAGAAGATAATTGCCGGTGACCATCAGGCGTTCGATATGATGGGCGTAGCCCCAGCGCAGGCTGCGCTGAATGGCGGTGTCCAGCGGGGGAATTCCGGTGTCGCCGCTCCACAGGCCGGCGGGAAGAGGACGGGTGTGACCAAAGAAGTTTCGGGTGCGCAGGGCGCGGCCGTCCTCCTCGTAGGCGGCACGTATAAACTCTCGCCAGCCTGTCAGCTGTCGGATATATCCTTCCAGCGAGTTAATCGGGATTGAGTTAATCGGCGAACTGTGGCTCCCGGCGTGGGCCAGGAGGGCGTCCAGAACGTCACGGGGGGACAGAAGACCGATGTTGAGATAGGGCGACAGGGCGGAGTGGAATAGCCGGGTATGGGTCTGGCTGATGGCGTCTTCGTAATTGCCGAAGAGAGAAAGCCGCTCCGAGAGGAAGTTCTGCAGGGCCTGGCGGGCATGTTCCGGGGTCCAGCCGCACCAAATCTGGCTGCTGCCGTAGTGTCGGCCGGGGATTTGGGCCAGCCAGGACCGGGCCAGGGCGATCTCCTGATCTTCCTCGGGATTTTGGGGTTTCCAGGGCTGGATGTCGGTCGGGAGAGCAAGGCTTCTGGGCAATTTTTTGCGGTTCTCCTGATCGTAGCTCCAGAGGCCGCCGACGGGCTCCTGATTATGATCTATCAGAATGTGCCAGTCCTTGCGCAGGCGCTGGTAGAACCGGGCCATGTGTCTTTTTGAATCGAGATAGCGTTGAACCGCCTGGGCTTTCGGGAGCAGGAAGAGCGAACTTTCGTAGCGTATGAGCCCGATGCCGTGCCGGGTTTCTGCCGAGGCAAGGGCGCGCTCGAGGTAATCGTCGGTGGTGTCGGCCACATGGATGGAGGTAATGCCGTCGGCCGTGAGCTGCTGCCAGACCGCGTCGGTGCTGTCGATGCTGCGCAGATCCAGATACCGGACAACGTGGCCGAGCTGCTCCAGCCGCCTGGCATAGGCCTTCATGGAGAGCCGGTGCAACAACAGGCGCTGCCGATGGACCGGGTTGTGGGTCAGAAGAAGGGGTTCCTCAACCAGATAGACCGGCAGATCCGATCTCAGTACCGGGTGGTGCCGGGGATCGTAGAGCTGGTGGGGATAAATAAGAGCGGCACTGATCATCGGGAGGTTTTCTTTGGCCGGGCCGGAGGCGGTTCTCATTTTGTCCCTCGGGATTCAAGATACACAGAGATTACAGGCACGTCAAAAATATCCTCGGTGGTGTCCTGGAGTATGATTATGGCGTTGTCCAGGAAGACAGTGGCTATACTCTGGACAGGGTGACTTCCGGTGAGTTGAACTATCGCAAACTCGTTGCCGGGCGCATCGATGCCGTTCTCGAAGAAAGGCTGGTAGGGCTTCGAGATGCAAAGCAGACGGGCCTTGGAGATCTTATCACCTACAATCCCAAACCTATAAAAGCAGATCCATACTACCTTCTGGTTTCCAGACAGCACCCCAGAGCAGAGGAGATCATTCTGTCCTTTAACAGGGGGGTTCGTCAGCTGCAGGCTGATGGACGGCTGGATGAAATCCTGCGGGTTGCACCGTAACTACGGTGGCACTGGGGGAGCTTTTGTCCGGGTTGATTCGTGTGGCGGATCAAACAGGGCTCCCCCCATCAGATAGCGAGGGCCCTGCCCGCGCTATCGCTCTAACTCCCGAATGTTGAGAAGATCCATGGAGTCATCGCTCATGGCCAGGGCGTAGATCCCGTGGCGGGTAAGCAACTCCACCTGATCGGTTGTCAGGTAGAGAGAACTCATGATCGGGATGATCTCGTGGCCGGAATATTCAGGAAAATAGTCGGTTACTTCCTGATAGCTCTCGGCAAAGATGAGCACATCCTGTTCCCTGAGTTTTGATTTGGTCTCATTCAGAAAAATCCGGTTACCCGCCACGGCGAGAACATCGAACTCTCGTCGACGTCCCGGGTCCTGGGGGTGCTTCTTGCGGGGCCGCACCATCAGCAGGTCAGGCTCGTCTACCC is a window from the Alkalispirochaeta americana genome containing:
- a CDS encoding histidine kinase dimerization/phosphoacceptor domain -containing protein, giving the protein MSTVPAPRVSRPGFFLNGPGLEPVQTRRYQENPRRRNSLALGLSFLVLGLGQTPLAADVPRDILVLQSYHPLMRWGEEILQGVADEFSREAAAETLYVEYLDTKRWDPEELFPAQADFLRAKYAGRLPELIIATDDNALNFLVSYREEAFPEVPVLYTGINRSKEEVQTLSQGWATGIIEEVDFLGTIDLALKMLPDLSRLAVVTDATVTADLNRRLLRGLLPERPLGIDFLPDLPTAELQLRLRQLPPDSAVLYVSYIRLSSGELYSYTGGLERVAAVSPVPVFVLWDFLLGNGHALGGRVLRGRDQGRAVAGIARRYFQTGQFPRADSGLYPTSRVMLDYRAVDEWGLISAVKDAQLDVEWLNRRQTAWDLYRLEILVLVILFSSLFLLLLMAAWGRRQQKKQHNLLMESEQRWQFALEGGRSGVWDWDMVQDSLLVSDRWYSMLGYSVSAWISAVDDSLQLIHPDDLPRAVSSLDEMRASRSSHYELSTRKRCADGTYRWMLDQGMVVERNAAGTPVRAIGTQTDIDGLICLQQQLKESLGTKDVLIREIHHRVKNNMQIVASMLSLEMSQGDHKDFTVLAEKTRLRIHAMAALHEQLYANDTVALVPLQGYLCDLIGQLHQLCNARILLRTADNIPDVNLDIDEALPLGLLINELVSNACEHAFEPPCPASVDPQVTIGVALERQTMTVQVVDNGCGMTQADYYHHIRERSSLGLVLIDSLVQQLEGLLTIESPPSGGTVVLVRFPQKQGREPEPAGEALSL
- a CDS encoding alpha/beta hydrolase, whose translation is MRVCDHRSELARKLNPYDKAVYTELQQKKHQGLSATVPEDPHWKRYRRSCALPQRGLAYSFSWNFCDTSLAVHLFESPGKGEIRGTLFLLHGYLNHTGSGAELIRFLAGEGYRVFSLDLPGHGLSQGPLHDIDDFSRYSDLFVQFSLWLKRNWPAPYFFIGHSTGCSGFIDACLASGNAGMVSGQPSWHIFRRYILLAPLVRSAQWDLSYLGFDLLGGFVETCMGGKVPNLLGSPPTRDRTIKERHKKDPLRGKETSLSWVEALRSWDSRNRSYPAKDNLSPLVFQGTGDSVVDWKYNLKFLKEKLPEVRIKTYPGALHGLHYEARSIRKQLFADIRDELTGL
- a CDS encoding cryptochrome/photolyase family protein codes for the protein MISAALIYPHQLYDPRHHPVLRSDLPVYLVEEPLLLTHNPVHRQRLLLHRLSMKAYARRLEQLGHVVRYLDLRSIDSTDAVWQQLTADGITSIHVADTTDDYLERALASAETRHGIGLIRYESSLFLLPKAQAVQRYLDSKRHMARFYQRLRKDWHILIDHNQEPVGGLWSYDQENRKKLPRSLALPTDIQPWKPQNPEEDQEIALARSWLAQIPGRHYGSSQIWCGWTPEHARQALQNFLSERLSLFGNYEDAISQTHTRLFHSALSPYLNIGLLSPRDVLDALLAHAGSHSSPINSIPINSLEGYIRQLTGWREFIRAAYEEDGRALRTRNFFGHTRPLPAGLWSGDTGIPPLDTAIQRSLRWGYAHHIERLMVTGNYLLLAGTHPDQVYEWFMGMYVDAFDWVMVPNVYGMSQFADGGLFATKPYISGSNYLRKMSDYPPGPWQDDWTALYWNFIHQHRALFAANHRMSMMPRMLDKMAPATRQEHLQRAARLLQRP
- a CDS encoding OmpH family outer membrane protein → MSTALEPRVSNLELSLKELAYAQLRTERSLEELSNELKDFKNEMKEFKDEMREFKDEMREFKDEMREFKNESRRQSREMNKRWGELANRLGTVIEDIVAPNIPGIMARYFGVDEPDLLMVRPRKKHPQDPGRRREFDVLAVAGNRIFLNETKSKLREQDVLIFAESYQEVTDYFPEYSGHEIIPIMSSLYLTTDQVELLTRHGIYALAMSDDSMDLLNIRELER